The Benincasa hispida cultivar B227 chromosome 9, ASM972705v1, whole genome shotgun sequence genome has a segment encoding these proteins:
- the LOC120086247 gene encoding VQ motif-containing protein 9-like, which yields MEKSCQSSLTGDSSAANNGGSTASTGRDQYLRHLNKLSHKISKPSFVKKPGFDSSLHSNPNFNQNQSLPQPPPPPPELAVQAQTQQPPQHHQPPVYNINKNDFRDVVQKLTGSPAHERFSNPPPIHPPKPQSSRLQRIRPPPLANVSNRPPPMLNSAVPMPQPQQQPPPGLNPRNSISSANNFGRPVAPLSPLPPLPAVHAPAESPVSAYMRYLHTSFSTLDSNQKQFSGFSPLAPLVSPRWNNLTSQQQLPPPAMAQGTIPPPPSSGVMTSDAQLPMPSSPLPFGCMNSPRSAYPLLSPSLLFSPSAGPLGYPQFPLSPTVPVPSPRWRGL from the coding sequence ATGGAGAAAAGCTGTCAATCTTCTCTGACGGGAGATTCCTCCGCCGCTAATAATGGCGGCAGTACGGCCTCCACAGGCAGGGACCAATATCTCAGGCACCTCAACAAGCTTTCCCACAAAATTTCCAAGCCTAGTTTTGTTAAGAAGCCCGGGTTTGATTCTTCTCTTCACTCCAATCCTAATTTTAATCAAAATCAGAGTCTTCCTCAACCGCCGCCACCGCCGCCGGAATTGGCGGTGCAGGCTCAAACCCAGCAGCCACCGCAGCACCATCAGCCACCGGTTTACAATATCAACAAGAATGATTTTCGAGACGTGGTTCAGAAGCTCACTGGCTCACCGGCGCACGAGCGGTTTTCGAATCCGCCGCCGATTCATCCACCAAAGCCCCAGAGCTCTCGCCTGCAGCGAATCCGACCACCTCCACTTGCAAACGTGAGTAATCGTCCTCCTCCGATGCTAAATAGCGCTGTTCCTATGCCGCAGCCGCAACAACAACCACCGCCTGGTCTGAACCCTAGAAATTCCATTTCATCTGCTAATAATTTCGGACGGCCTGTTGCGCCGCTTTCGCCTCTGCCTCCGCTACCAGCCGTCCACGCGCCGGCTGAATCACCCGTTTCGGCTTATATGAGATATCTTCACACCTCATTTTCAACTCTCGATTCTAATCAGAAGCAATTCTCCGGATTCTCACCTCTAGCTCCTCTTGTTTCACCTCGTTGGAACAATTTAACCTCACAGCAACAGCTTCCACCGCCAGCCATGGCGCAAGGAACCATACCTCCGCCACCTTCATCGGGTGTAATGACTTCAGACGCTCAACTGCCGATGCCCTCTTCCCCTCTTCCATTCGGATGTATGAATTCACCAAGATCAGCATACCCTTTGCTTTCGCCGAGCTTGCTGTTTTCGCCGTCGGCCGGTCCGTTGGGATATCCACAGTTTCCATTGTCACCCACTGTTCCAGTGCCCAGCCCCAGATGGAGAGGTCTGTGA